In Paenibacillus sp. FSL M7-0420, a single genomic region encodes these proteins:
- a CDS encoding cache domain-containing sensor histidine kinase: MKLGFHSIHHRLFLLFLFCMSSILLIVSLLYYNRTTDQLHEKIGDLSQKNVAQSAGLFTLLYKGYDALSKSLSNNFEMIRLINEKTDGPAVAYINEQTVTNIIGSIFYSRDDLVGIHVITDRGKIYNYGNYMNVVDPNYRQEDWYRQLQASSGKMVWLGVYPHSLIDQVEDSPVFAFGRQLYDLNEHKPIGIVLYETDPQPVLDALENLKLGEHSQVYLMSPDGRFVTSATDPQPDAARLPKLPASEHVMVQQERGQLVVASKLSFSGWWVMSITPDKDLNVELVEMKRYLLIVISALILVSTLIASIVSQTISSPLKKLIREMRQVEVGNFRGMVKVSSYQEINILVASFNRMVRRIEELIERVKLSSVSEKNAELHALQSQVNPHFLYNTLDMIYWMLDEEGNEQLGELVLSLSSMFRYSSQWEDGADVSLSEELEQIGHYLKIISIRLEGRLVIVTDIDERWLNIRVPKMTVQPVIENAVKHGLEPLSRQGILKVYTRQESDHLELIVEDNGDGMNREQLARLQKSLNVDSPDSSGSSGREGGKSGIGLQNLHRRLRFMFGEGYGLQIQSFPGEGTQVAIVLPIPVGGEMPG, encoded by the coding sequence ATGAAGCTCGGCTTTCATTCCATTCATCATCGGTTGTTCTTGCTGTTTCTTTTTTGCATGTCCAGTATTCTGCTTATTGTCAGCCTGCTGTACTATAACCGGACTACAGACCAATTGCATGAGAAGATCGGTGATTTGTCGCAAAAAAACGTCGCCCAGAGCGCAGGCCTATTCACGCTTCTCTATAAGGGGTATGACGCCTTGTCCAAGTCACTCAGCAATAACTTCGAGATGATCCGCTTAATTAATGAGAAGACGGACGGGCCGGCGGTGGCCTATATCAATGAGCAGACGGTGACGAATATCATCGGCTCGATTTTTTATTCGCGGGATGATCTGGTGGGCATCCATGTGATCACGGACCGCGGCAAGATCTACAACTATGGCAACTATATGAATGTGGTCGATCCGAATTATAGGCAGGAGGACTGGTACCGGCAATTGCAGGCTTCCTCGGGCAAAATGGTCTGGCTCGGGGTGTACCCGCACTCCCTGATCGACCAGGTGGAGGACAGTCCGGTCTTCGCCTTCGGGCGGCAGCTCTATGACCTGAATGAGCATAAGCCGATAGGCATCGTGCTGTATGAGACGGACCCGCAGCCGGTGCTGGACGCGCTGGAGAATCTGAAGCTGGGTGAGCACAGTCAGGTCTACCTGATGTCCCCGGATGGACGGTTTGTCACCTCGGCCACAGATCCGCAGCCGGACGCTGCCCGTCTGCCTAAGCTCCCCGCTTCGGAGCATGTGATGGTTCAGCAGGAGCGCGGCCAACTGGTTGTGGCGTCTAAGCTGTCTTTCTCGGGCTGGTGGGTGATGAGTATTACGCCGGACAAGGATCTGAATGTGGAGCTGGTGGAGATGAAGCGTTATCTCTTGATCGTGATCTCGGCGCTGATCCTGGTCTCCACACTAATTGCTTCCATCGTATCGCAGACCATCTCTTCGCCGCTGAAGAAGCTGATCCGCGAGATGCGGCAGGTAGAGGTGGGGAATTTCCGCGGCATGGTCAAGGTCTCCTCGTATCAGGAGATTAACATTCTGGTCGCTTCCTTCAACCGGATGGTCCGGCGGATCGAGGAGCTGATTGAACGGGTCAAGCTGTCCTCGGTCAGCGAAAAGAATGCGGAGCTGCATGCCCTGCAGTCTCAGGTGAACCCGCATTTCCTCTACAATACGCTGGATATGATCTACTGGATGCTGGATGAAGAGGGTAATGAACAGCTTGGTGAGCTGGTGCTGTCGCTGTCATCTATGTTCCGTTACAGCAGCCAGTGGGAGGACGGGGCAGATGTAAGCCTGAGTGAGGAGCTGGAGCAGATCGGGCATTACCTGAAGATTATCTCGATCCGTCTGGAGGGCCGCCTCGTAATTGTGACAGATATTGATGAACGCTGGTTGAACATAAGAGTACCGAAGATGACGGTGCAGCCGGTCATTGAGAATGCGGTCAAGCATGGACTGGAGCCGCTCTCGCGTCAGGGGATTCTTAAGGTATACACCCGGCAAGAGAGCGACCACCTTGAGCTAATCGTGGAGGATAACGGAGACGGAATGAATAGGGAGCAGCTTGCAAGGCTACAGAAGTCGCTGAATGTGGATAGTCCGGATAGTTCGGGCTCCAGTGGCAGAGAAGGCGGCAAAAGCGGGATCGGACTCCAGAACCTGCACCGCCGCCTGCGGTTCATGTTCGGGGAGGGATATGGTCTGCAGATTCAGAGCTTCCCCGGTGAGGGGACGCAGGTGGCGATCGTGCTGCCTATTCCAGTGGGAGGAGAGATGCCGGGATGA
- a CDS encoding GNAT family N-acetyltransferase yields MNSLITVRLASIADAEALSGLNQEFNRGVHRPPAQIIEHLHTNRNECIAVAELNGSIVGFGCAQSLYSFCYEEPYGEITELYVQDTARRKGAARAIITCLEDELRLRGVRRVKVLTGRRNTAAIRTYEDCGYVKDDEQMLDKELTNEARPSIP; encoded by the coding sequence GTGAATTCACTTATAACTGTTAGGCTAGCGTCCATAGCAGATGCTGAGGCACTGTCGGGACTCAATCAAGAGTTCAACCGCGGCGTCCACAGACCCCCGGCCCAAATTATTGAACATCTACATACGAACCGTAACGAATGTATCGCCGTAGCCGAGTTGAACGGTAGCATCGTGGGTTTTGGCTGCGCTCAAAGCCTGTATTCCTTTTGCTATGAGGAGCCCTATGGAGAAATTACAGAACTCTATGTGCAAGATACCGCCCGAAGAAAGGGAGCTGCCAGAGCTATCATTACTTGTCTGGAAGATGAGCTTAGGCTGCGCGGAGTGAGACGGGTCAAGGTATTGACGGGTAGAAGGAACACTGCGGCTATTCGGACCTACGAAGATTGTGGCTATGTGAAAGACGATGAGCAGATGTTAGATAAAGAGCTGACGAATGAAGCCCGCCCAAGCATACCCTAG
- a CDS encoding response regulator codes for MNILIADDERAIREGIKRTIKQISAEHQVFVADRAEEAVKILEEQHIHIVLTDILMPGMNGLEFMKISKRRYPYVKWIVISAHSEFSYAQEAVRLGARDYLLKPIGKHKLTELIDSLTSEIQQDNQLSRQGERLKASLRFLREGVFQRLASGLDIGNLDIDAFIEDYHSFYLVMVQLEAGDQSARLEHFIVENVLSELIERYGRGFVVNYDRQNLLGLITPGESVRVEQFQEEVKTHLTHYLKIPFQIIYSGLSCDFHTVPQIVKRMREASAFQGPPLEPLKGSGEKAIEVALHYIKEHFYEELSLERIASVVFLNPAYFSQLFKQKTGQGYKDYVTSLRLEQAKLLLLNPGLKLADIAERVGYQDMRHFTQMFRKKYNLTPTEYRQQESISILRSKGTL; via the coding sequence ATGAATATTCTTATAGCCGATGATGAACGGGCCATCCGTGAAGGGATCAAGCGCACGATTAAGCAGATTAGTGCGGAGCATCAGGTGTTCGTAGCCGACCGGGCGGAGGAAGCGGTGAAGATCCTGGAGGAGCAGCATATCCATATCGTGCTGACGGATATTCTGATGCCGGGCATGAACGGGCTGGAATTCATGAAAATCTCGAAGCGCCGGTATCCGTACGTGAAATGGATTGTCATCTCTGCCCACAGCGAATTCTCCTACGCCCAGGAAGCTGTCCGGCTGGGTGCGCGCGACTATCTGCTGAAGCCGATCGGCAAGCATAAGCTGACCGAGCTGATCGACAGCCTGACAAGCGAAATCCAGCAGGATAACCAGCTCTCGCGGCAAGGCGAGCGGCTGAAGGCCAGTCTGCGGTTCCTGCGCGAGGGGGTTTTTCAGCGGCTGGCCTCCGGGCTGGATATCGGGAATCTGGACATCGACGCGTTCATTGAAGATTATCACTCCTTCTATCTGGTGATGGTTCAGCTGGAGGCGGGGGATCAGAGCGCCCGGCTGGAGCATTTCATTGTCGAGAATGTTCTCTCCGAGCTGATCGAGCGGTATGGGCGGGGCTTCGTGGTCAACTATGACCGGCAGAATCTGCTGGGCCTGATCACACCGGGCGAGAGTGTACGGGTAGAGCAGTTCCAGGAGGAGGTGAAGACGCATCTGACGCATTATTTGAAAATCCCTTTTCAGATCATCTATTCCGGGCTGAGCTGTGACTTCCATACGGTGCCGCAGATCGTGAAGCGGATGCGGGAAGCTTCAGCCTTCCAGGGGCCGCCTCTTGAGCCGCTCAAGGGGAGTGGAGAGAAGGCGATTGAAGTCGCGCTGCACTACATTAAGGAGCATTTCTACGAGGAGCTGTCGCTGGAGCGAATCGCTTCGGTGGTGTTCCTGAATCCGGCGTATTTCAGCCAGCTGTTCAAGCAGAAGACAGGGCAGGGGTACAAGGACTATGTCACCTCGCTGCGGCTGGAGCAGGCGAAGCTATTACTGCTGAATCCGGGGCTGAAGCTGGCCGATATCGCGGAGCGGGTAGGATACCAGGACATGCGCCATTTTACCCAAATGTTCCGCAAGAAATACAACCTTACCCCGACGGAGTACCGCCAGCAGGAAAGCATCAGCATTCTTAGGAGCAAGGGTACTCTGTGA
- a CDS encoding extracellular solute-binding protein, which produces MVNRKMKQTATVAFAALMAVSLAACGNSNNNANSKAKDTAAPNAATGSGNAAATDAPSDKKVTLTFQNIYPDPATPNYKMIRELTDAYMKEHPNVKIELDTLNTDQQKVKLKTQAASKEVPDITIVNPAAQMKPFVDAGLFAPLNDMLDQNGLKDTYQKGLLDYYSFDNNVYAIPDGNNIEVVYYNKDLFAQAGIAAPPTTFEEMLKDVKILKDKGITPLAIGEKDSWTGSFLFMNILLRTNGGPGFLQDVLDGKKTFEDPAFIEAVDAFQALVQAGAFPDGATSIDANAGGNIFKTGKAAMWSIGSWETGAIDASPVAGKVGAFQFPTVNGKGDPNEFMLAPGSAFAVSANSEHLQETKDFLNYFGTQYPKKQFELKNAVGIGQKVDGDLKAAGYSDLAVNIAGLFNQVKGGDLAFDNTMNPATAQVHLSSIQNLFVQKMDSKAVAKEHQAAFEANK; this is translated from the coding sequence ATGGTCAACAGAAAAATGAAGCAAACCGCCACCGTCGCGTTCGCCGCGCTAATGGCAGTAAGCCTTGCCGCATGCGGGAACTCGAACAACAACGCCAATTCCAAGGCTAAGGACACCGCCGCACCGAACGCCGCCACAGGCAGCGGAAATGCCGCTGCAACAGACGCACCGAGCGATAAAAAGGTAACGCTTACCTTCCAGAACATCTACCCCGATCCCGCAACGCCCAATTACAAAATGATCCGTGAACTGACCGACGCGTACATGAAAGAGCATCCCAATGTGAAAATTGAACTGGACACGCTGAACACGGACCAGCAGAAGGTGAAGCTGAAGACACAGGCGGCCTCCAAAGAAGTGCCGGACATCACCATCGTGAACCCGGCAGCACAAATGAAACCGTTCGTCGATGCAGGGTTGTTCGCTCCGCTGAACGATATGCTTGATCAGAATGGCCTGAAGGACACGTACCAGAAGGGCCTCCTCGACTACTACAGCTTCGACAATAACGTGTATGCCATCCCCGACGGCAACAACATTGAAGTCGTCTATTACAATAAAGACCTGTTCGCCCAGGCCGGCATTGCTGCTCCTCCGACTACCTTCGAGGAGATGCTGAAGGATGTGAAGATCCTGAAGGACAAGGGCATCACCCCGCTGGCAATCGGCGAAAAGGATTCCTGGACCGGATCGTTCCTGTTCATGAACATTCTGCTGCGCACTAACGGCGGCCCCGGCTTCCTGCAAGATGTGCTGGACGGCAAAAAGACCTTTGAAGATCCTGCGTTCATCGAAGCAGTTGACGCCTTCCAGGCTCTGGTTCAAGCGGGCGCTTTCCCTGACGGCGCAACCTCTATTGATGCCAATGCGGGCGGGAATATTTTCAAAACAGGCAAAGCTGCCATGTGGTCCATCGGTTCCTGGGAGACCGGCGCCATTGATGCTTCTCCGGTAGCCGGTAAAGTGGGAGCCTTCCAGTTCCCGACGGTGAACGGCAAAGGCGACCCTAACGAATTCATGCTGGCCCCCGGCAGTGCCTTCGCGGTGTCGGCGAACAGCGAGCATCTGCAGGAAACCAAGGACTTCCTCAACTACTTCGGCACCCAGTATCCCAAGAAGCAATTTGAGCTGAAGAACGCTGTAGGGATCGGCCAAAAGGTGGACGGCGACCTCAAGGCTGCCGGTTATTCCGATCTGGCAGTGAACATTGCCGGACTGTTCAACCAAGTGAAGGGCGGCGACCTGGCGTTCGATAACACCATGAACCCTGCAACCGCACAGGTCCACCTCAGCAGCATCCAGAACCTGTTCGTCCAGAAGATGGATTCCAAGGCGGTAGCCAAAGAGCATCAGGCCGCATTTGAAGCCAATAAATAA
- a CDS encoding carbohydrate ABC transporter permease, whose translation MKVLKVPARTIAVFILPCLLLYVCLVFVPILVSLYTGLLKWDGLTTSQFVGFGNFKNMFWNDPVFWPSVRRTLLYAVASMLEIPLCLGMAILLNRYLRRANTLVSIYFTPVILSVVIIGQLWKTIYNPTSMGGMLNGVLVSLGLESWTHNWLTEPNIAMYSLYLVSLWQYFGYHLLIQYTGVQNIPDELYEAARIDGADGFKADRYITLPLIIPIFKISIILAFIGSLQAFDLVMVMTGGGPAHATDVISTHMYNSSFLSFKYGYGSAIATFLVVVCLIFTGIINMIFNRLERKFE comes from the coding sequence ATGAAAGTCCTTAAGGTGCCGGCACGCACAATCGCCGTCTTCATACTGCCATGTCTGCTGCTCTATGTGTGCCTGGTATTCGTTCCCATACTGGTCTCATTATATACCGGCTTATTGAAGTGGGACGGTCTAACGACCTCTCAGTTCGTCGGCTTCGGCAACTTCAAGAATATGTTCTGGAATGACCCGGTGTTCTGGCCCTCTGTGCGGAGAACGCTGCTGTACGCCGTGGCTTCCATGCTGGAAATCCCGCTCTGTCTGGGGATGGCGATCCTGCTGAACCGTTATCTGCGCAGAGCCAACACACTGGTGTCGATCTACTTCACGCCGGTCATCTTATCAGTCGTTATTATTGGACAACTCTGGAAGACCATCTATAACCCTACTTCGATGGGGGGCATGCTGAACGGTGTGCTGGTGTCCCTGGGGCTGGAGAGCTGGACGCATAACTGGCTGACCGAGCCTAATATCGCCATGTATTCTCTGTATCTGGTGTCCCTGTGGCAGTATTTCGGCTACCATCTGCTGATCCAATATACCGGGGTGCAGAACATTCCCGACGAGCTGTACGAAGCGGCCAGAATTGACGGGGCTGACGGCTTCAAGGCGGATCGTTACATTACGCTTCCGCTGATCATTCCGATTTTCAAAATATCGATTATTCTGGCGTTCATCGGGTCCCTGCAAGCCTTCGATCTGGTCATGGTCATGACTGGCGGCGGTCCGGCGCATGCCACGGATGTCATCTCCACCCATATGTATAACAGCTCCTTCTTGTCCTTCAAATATGGCTACGGCAGCGCGATTGCGACCTTCCTCGTGGTGGTCTGTCTCATTTTTACCGGCATCATCAACATGATCTTCAACAGGCTTGAGCGAAAATTCGAATAG
- a CDS encoding DEAD/DEAH box helicase, with translation MSDNPFYRLAPFIKEFIYKNRWDTLREAQVDACRVLFDTPHHLLIASGTASGKTEAALFPALTELHQRPSASVGILYIAPLKALINDQFTRLNDLLREGNIPVWHWHGDVPQADKTKLMQNPSGVLQITPESLEGLLMNRPNAIPALFHDLRFIVIDEVHAFMGADRGIQVLSQLARISRMAGCHPRRVGLSATLSDYASVTEWLAAGTRESVEVSAPQGGRKLRLSVEHFSFPDARNEEEAEHLERARQAYYGFIYDHTHVKKALIFTNSRTDAEEAILEMRRIAAKRGERDVFHVHHGSISAMLREETEATLREGAGPAVAAATLTLELGIDLGELERVLQLGAPYSCASFVQRLGRSGRRGDAASEMIFVTPEEEDEEAQLPARMPWTLLRAIAVIELYVREKWVEPLAVRQLPVGLLYHQTMSILKSMGEAEPEELKEAVLSLPSFRSIDPADYDDFMEYMLGMGQIEKMDEGSLLIGMAGEKIVNNFRFYAVFKDDEEHVVYNGTEEIGSITTVPPPGYCFTLAGKLWKVEEVDNRHKAVYVKGSRGKVDTLWLGAGGDVHTRIMTKIREVLGSTALYPYLAPSAAARLERARRLAKESGLLTRSVLPAGGDSMFILPWAGSRQFRTLERLLKNNLKEPLGLRSVVPMEPYYMVVAGKVDAEKLEDEIIAETAAATDALTLLKPDEAPYLGKYDEFIPHDLLRKAFSLDGLDVPGLISVIKQWKQPPA, from the coding sequence ATGAGTGATAATCCGTTCTACCGGCTGGCCCCGTTCATCAAGGAATTCATCTACAAGAACCGCTGGGATACGCTGCGCGAGGCGCAGGTCGATGCCTGCCGTGTGCTGTTTGACACGCCGCATCATCTGCTGATCGCTTCAGGAACGGCCTCAGGCAAGACCGAAGCAGCTTTGTTCCCGGCGCTTACGGAGCTGCACCAGCGTCCGTCTGCATCGGTAGGTATTCTATATATCGCGCCGCTGAAGGCGCTGATTAACGACCAGTTCACGCGGCTGAATGATCTGCTGCGTGAAGGGAATATTCCGGTCTGGCACTGGCATGGCGATGTGCCGCAGGCGGACAAGACCAAGCTGATGCAGAACCCTTCAGGGGTGCTGCAGATCACCCCTGAATCGCTGGAGGGCCTGCTGATGAATCGCCCGAATGCGATCCCGGCCCTGTTCCATGATCTGCGCTTCATCGTTATCGATGAAGTTCATGCCTTCATGGGCGCGGACCGCGGCATTCAGGTGCTGAGCCAGCTGGCGCGGATCTCGCGGATGGCGGGCTGTCATCCGCGGCGGGTCGGCCTGTCTGCGACCTTAAGTGACTACGCCTCCGTCACGGAGTGGCTGGCGGCGGGCACGCGTGAGAGCGTGGAGGTCAGCGCACCCCAGGGCGGGCGTAAGCTGCGGCTGAGCGTGGAGCATTTCTCGTTCCCGGATGCGCGGAACGAGGAGGAGGCCGAACACCTGGAGCGGGCGCGACAGGCTTACTATGGCTTCATCTATGATCACACGCATGTGAAGAAGGCGCTCATCTTCACGAATAGCCGCACCGATGCCGAAGAGGCCATTCTGGAGATGCGGCGCATTGCCGCTAAGCGCGGCGAGCGGGATGTCTTCCATGTGCATCATGGAAGCATCTCCGCGATGCTGCGCGAGGAGACCGAGGCCACGCTCCGTGAGGGCGCGGGGCCGGCTGTGGCTGCAGCGACGCTGACGCTGGAGCTGGGGATAGATCTGGGCGAGCTGGAGCGGGTGCTCCAGCTCGGCGCGCCTTACAGCTGCGCGAGCTTCGTGCAGCGGCTGGGCCGCTCGGGCAGGCGCGGGGACGCCGCCTCCGAGATGATCTTCGTCACGCCCGAGGAGGAGGACGAGGAGGCGCAGCTCCCGGCGCGCATGCCGTGGACGCTGCTGCGGGCCATTGCCGTCATCGAGCTGTACGTACGCGAGAAGTGGGTAGAGCCGCTGGCCGTGCGCCAGCTGCCGGTCGGTCTCCTGTATCATCAGACGATGAGCATTCTGAAGAGTATGGGGGAAGCAGAGCCGGAGGAGCTGAAGGAGGCTGTGCTGAGCCTGCCGTCCTTCCGCAGCATCGATCCTGCGGATTATGATGACTTCATGGAATACATGCTGGGTATGGGCCAAATCGAGAAGATGGATGAGGGTAGCCTGCTAATTGGAATGGCTGGCGAGAAGATCGTCAACAACTTCCGCTTCTATGCGGTATTTAAGGACGACGAAGAGCATGTCGTCTATAACGGAACCGAGGAGATCGGGTCCATTACCACCGTTCCGCCTCCGGGCTACTGCTTCACACTGGCAGGCAAGCTATGGAAGGTCGAAGAGGTGGACAACCGCCATAAGGCCGTCTATGTCAAAGGCTCACGCGGTAAAGTGGATACCTTATGGCTCGGCGCAGGCGGAGATGTCCATACCCGAATTATGACGAAGATTCGCGAGGTACTAGGATCTACGGCCTTGTACCCTTACCTTGCACCAAGCGCAGCCGCCAGACTGGAGCGGGCCCGCAGGCTCGCCAAGGAGAGCGGACTGCTGACACGTTCGGTTCTGCCAGCCGGGGGAGACTCCATGTTCATCCTTCCGTGGGCAGGCAGCCGCCAGTTCCGTACGCTGGAGCGCCTGCTCAAGAACAATCTGAAGGAGCCGCTTGGCTTACGCTCGGTCGTGCCGATGGAACCGTATTACATGGTAGTCGCCGGTAAAGTGGATGCAGAGAAGCTGGAGGATGAGATCATCGCCGAGACCGCTGCCGCTACCGATGCACTCACGCTCCTGAAGCCGGATGAAGCCCCTTACCTCGGCAAATACGATGAGTTCATCCCCCATGACCTGCTGCGCAAAGCCTTTTCGCTCGACGGCCTTGATGTCCCTGGACTGATCAGCGTGATCAAACAGTGGAAGCAGCCTCCGGCATAA
- a CDS encoding ATP-binding protein translates to MNPLKIPKRMTTALVNSLTAGVVPRIGLEHIAVGRRPEVEAILRDMDNIADGGAAFKLITGKFGSGKSFLLQIIRNYAMDRDFVVADADLSPERRLVGTKGQGLATYRELMSHLSTRTRPDGGALEIMLQKWIMTLQQAVMQDKGYGPDAPELGDEVGQRIYSVASEMRGLVHGFDFAKVLASYWNGHKLADDGLKQDALRWLRGEFPTRTEARKALGVGVIIDDDNWYDYMKLWAEFTGAIGYKGLLLFIDEGVNLYKITNSISRQSNYEKLLTMFNDTMQGKAERLGIFVGGTPQFVEDHRRGLFSYEALRSRLVAGRYAGSGLNNFTGPIIALDMLSHEEILILLQKLRDIHSLHYGYEARLTQEQLVHFMEEAVNRLGADELLTAREVVRDFMDLLHTLHQHPELSFEKLVGERTSRPAETEQNELDGFLAEFDL, encoded by the coding sequence ATGAACCCACTCAAAATACCGAAGCGGATGACCACCGCGCTCGTCAACTCACTGACAGCGGGAGTTGTACCGCGGATCGGTCTTGAACATATCGCCGTCGGCCGCCGGCCGGAGGTGGAGGCAATTCTCCGCGATATGGACAATATCGCCGATGGCGGAGCTGCCTTCAAGCTGATAACAGGCAAGTTCGGCAGCGGCAAAAGCTTCCTGCTCCAGATCATCCGCAACTATGCGATGGACCGCGACTTCGTGGTTGCCGATGCCGATTTGTCGCCGGAGCGGCGGCTGGTCGGCACGAAGGGACAGGGGCTCGCCACCTACCGCGAGCTGATGAGCCATCTCTCGACCCGGACCCGCCCGGATGGAGGGGCGCTGGAGATTATGCTGCAGAAGTGGATCATGACGCTGCAGCAGGCGGTAATGCAGGATAAGGGCTATGGCCCTGATGCGCCGGAGCTTGGCGATGAGGTCGGGCAGCGCATCTATTCGGTGGCTTCCGAGATGCGCGGGCTGGTGCATGGCTTCGACTTCGCCAAGGTGCTTGCCTCCTACTGGAACGGGCACAAGCTGGCCGATGACGGGCTGAAGCAGGATGCCCTGCGCTGGCTGCGGGGAGAGTTCCCGACCCGCACGGAAGCGCGGAAGGCGCTCGGCGTTGGTGTCATCATCGACGATGACAACTGGTATGACTACATGAAGCTATGGGCGGAATTCACTGGAGCCATTGGCTATAAGGGCCTGCTGCTGTTCATCGATGAAGGGGTGAACCTCTACAAGATTACCAACAGCATCTCGCGGCAGAGCAATTACGAGAAGCTGCTGACCATGTTCAATGATACGATGCAGGGGAAGGCAGAGCGGCTGGGCATCTTCGTTGGCGGTACGCCGCAGTTCGTGGAGGACCACCGGCGCGGTCTGTTCAGCTATGAGGCCCTGCGCTCCCGGCTGGTGGCCGGACGGTATGCAGGCAGCGGACTGAACAACTTCACAGGGCCGATTATCGCGCTGGACATGCTCTCCCACGAAGAGATTCTGATTCTGCTCCAGAAGCTGCGGGATATCCACTCGCTGCACTACGGATATGAAGCAAGACTGACACAGGAGCAGCTGGTGCATTTCATGGAGGAGGCGGTCAACCGGCTGGGAGCTGATGAACTGCTCACCGCACGCGAGGTGGTGCGGGACTTCATGGATCTGCTGCATACCCTGCACCAGCATCCGGAGCTTTCATTCGAGAAGCTGGTCGGGGAGCGGACTTCGCGACCTGCCGAGACGGAGCAGAATGAGCTGGACGGCTTCCTGGCGGAGTTCGACCTATGA
- a CDS encoding carbohydrate ABC transporter permease, with protein MRMLKKGIVYLLFAIPVITQLYPLLWLLLYSLKTNEEILDGSFFSLPRKLQWHNYYEAYTSGSYLKYLSNSVFVTALTMICVILLASMAAYAISRFRWKYGNAVMTIFLMGMMIPMQATLLPLMIIFKNMHILNTHWSLILPYIAFSTPIAVFILSGFMRAIPHEIEESAFIDGASVYRIFRSIILPVSIPPVMTVCILTFINIWNEYILAATFISSEKLKTLPFGVYTFVSQYSVNYGNIGAFLVMGALPVILIYFFLSNQITKGMVAGAVKG; from the coding sequence ATGCGTATGCTTAAAAAAGGAATCGTGTATCTTCTTTTTGCCATTCCTGTCATTACCCAGCTCTACCCGCTGCTGTGGCTCCTGTTATATTCCTTGAAGACCAATGAGGAGATTCTGGACGGGAGCTTCTTTTCTTTACCGCGAAAATTGCAGTGGCACAACTACTACGAGGCTTACACCTCGGGCAGTTATCTGAAGTACCTGTCGAACAGCGTGTTCGTTACCGCGCTTACGATGATTTGTGTCATTCTGCTGGCTTCGATGGCGGCCTATGCGATCTCCCGGTTCCGGTGGAAATACGGCAATGCCGTGATGACCATTTTCCTGATGGGGATGATGATTCCGATGCAGGCCACACTGCTGCCGCTGATGATTATTTTCAAAAATATGCATATTCTCAACACCCACTGGTCGCTGATTCTGCCGTACATCGCGTTCTCGACGCCCATCGCTGTGTTCATATTGAGCGGCTTCATGAGAGCCATTCCACATGAGATCGAAGAATCGGCATTCATCGACGGGGCGAGCGTGTACCGGATCTTCCGCAGCATTATCCTGCCGGTGTCGATTCCGCCTGTCATGACCGTATGTATTTTAACCTTCATCAACATCTGGAACGAGTACATCCTGGCCGCCACGTTCATCTCGTCAGAGAAGCTCAAAACCCTTCCATTCGGGGTCTATACCTTCGTGAGCCAGTATTCGGTCAACTACGGGAATATCGGGGCCTTCCTGGTGATGGGCGCGCTGCCGGTCATTCTGATCTACTTCTTCCTGTCGAATCAGATTACCAAAGGGATGGTGGCCGGAGCGGTTAAGGGGTAG